The Microcystis aeruginosa NIES-843 sequence AGGCTAATTGTCGAGTGATTTCTCCCCAGCTTACATCAGATATTGCCTGAGATAATTTCGGGTTTTTGACCATATTCTTGACGGCTAAATTCTCAACCACAATCGTTTGGTTTTCACGAACTAATTGAGTGGTTAGCTTGTGTAAATGGTCTTTTCTACTATCGGTGATTTGAGCGTGAATCTTGGCTACTTTGATTCTTGCTTTTTCCCGATTTTTTGAGCCTTTCTGTTTTCGAGAAAGACTTTTTGGGTCCTTTCGCAGTCTCCGATAATGCTTTTTAAAGTGCTTAGGATTAGATACTTTATCGCCATCGCTGGTAATTACTAGGCTACTAATTCCTAAGTCAATTCCGATGGCTTTATCGGTTGGGGGTAATGGCTGGATTGTTGGGTCATCAAATCTTATTGAAATATGCCAACGTCCAGAAGGATGTAATCTGACTGTTACTGTGCTTGGTTCACAGCTTTCTGGTATTTGTCTTGACCATCGAATAGGTAAGGGTTCTGTGCATTTAGCTAAATAGATTTGTTTGTCTTTGAATTTAAAAGCAGATTTGGTAAATTCGGCACTTCCTCCTTGATGTTTTTTCTTAAAGTTAGGATACTTAGTACGACCAGCAAAGAAATTAGTAAAAGCTGTTTGTAAATGTCTTAACCCTTGTTGTAAAGGAACACAGCTTACTTCATTGAGAAACTCTAATTCTTCTTGCTTTTTCCAATCGGTTAGCATTGAAGAAGTTTGAGCATATCCTACTCTTTCTTGCTTTTCGTACCAAGCTTGTGTTCGTTCGTGGAGAGCTTTGTTGTAAACTAATCTTACACAGCCCAATGTGCGCCGCAATAGCGACTCTTGTGTTGGTGTGGGGTAAAATCGAAACGAATAGGCTTTTTCCATACCTCACATTTTAGCATATATTTCGTAAATGTGCTAATATTTAACAGTAAAGCCGTCGTAGAACGACGGGGTTTCAGAC is a genomic window containing:
- a CDS encoding RNA-guided endonuclease InsQ/TnpB family protein → MEKAYSFRFYPTPTQESLLRRTLGCVRLVYNKALHERTQAWYEKQERVGYAQTSSMLTDWKKQEELEFLNEVSCVPLQQGLRHLQTAFTNFFAGRTKYPNFKKKHQGGSAEFTKSAFKFKDKQIYLAKCTEPLPIRWSRQIPESCEPSTVTVRLHPSGRWHISIRFDDPTIQPLPPTDKAIGIDLGISSLVITSDGDKVSNPKHFKKHYRRLRKDPKSLSRKQKGSKNREKARIKVAKIHAQITDSRKDHLHKLTTQLVRENQTIVVENLAVKNMVKNPKLSQAISDVSWGEITRQLAYKCRWYGRNYIEIDRWFPSSKRCSNCGYIAEKMPLNVREWDCPDCGTHHDRDINASKNILAAGLAVSVCRATIRPEQSKSVKAGAKNPSGKKQKPKS